One window of the Perca fluviatilis chromosome 5, GENO_Pfluv_1.0, whole genome shotgun sequence genome contains the following:
- the LOC120558545 gene encoding 6-phosphofructo-2-kinase/fructose-2,6-bisphosphatase 2-like isoform X2 → MAARQQRPAAASDGSAEAKRTDLRVNEKKCSWASYMTNSPTVIVMIGLPARGKTYMSKKLTRYLNWIGVPTKVFNLGVYRREAVQSYKSYDFFRHDNKEAMQIRKQFALVALEDVKAYLDEEAGQIAVFDATNTTRERRELILNFAKDNSYKVFFVESICDDPDVIATNILDVKVSSPDYPERDRESVMEDFLKRIECYKVTYQPLDPDEHDNNLSFIQVINVGRRFLVNRVQDYIQSKIVYYLMNIHVHSHSIYLCRHGESHYNVEGRIGGDSELSERGKQFSAALKGFVEEHHLSDLKVWTSQLRRTIQTAEELGVPYEQWKILNEIDAGVCEEMSYELIKETYPEEFAMRDQDKYHYRYPGGESYQDLVQRLEPVIMELERQGNVLVICHQAVMRCLLAYFLDKSADDLPYLKCPLHTVLKLTPVAYGCKVDMFDLKVEAVNTHRDRPLTGRDATKVSTGFEPGTLRFMNKVSTDAVPPAFLRRNSFTPLSSQDQIKRPRLYSMGNPPQARMSQAPALPSMQFSEVSEGAELLQSKDSVNCFSAADTDECVRS, encoded by the exons ATGGCTGCCAGGCAGCAGAGACCTGCGGCTGCCTCAGACGGCTCAGCCGAGGCCAAAAGGACGGACCTCAGGGTCAATGAGAAGAAGTGCT CTTGGGCCTCCTACATGACCAATTCTCCAACTGTGATAGTGATGATTGGGTTGCCCGCTAGAGGCAAAACCTACATGTCCAAGAAGCTGACACGCTACCTCAACTGGATTGGAGTGCCAACTAAGG TATTTAACCTTGGCGTTTATAGGAGAGAAGCAGTGCAGTCATACAAGTCATATGACTTCTTCAGACACGACAATAAAGAAGCAATGCAAATTAGAAA ACAGTTTGCTCTGGTGGCACTGGAGGATGTCAAGGCCTATCTTGATGAGGAGGCAGGCCAGATCGCT GTTTTTGATGCCACCAACACcaccagagagaggagggaactCATCCTTAATTTTGCAAAGGATAATTCATACAAG GTGTTTTTTGTTGAATCAATATGTGACGATCCAGATGTCATCGCTACAAATATCCTG GATGTGAAGGTGTCCAGCCCAGATTACCCTGAGAGGGACAGAGAAAGTGTCATGGAGGACTTTCTGAAGAGAATAGAATGTTATAAAGTGACATACCAACCTTTGGATCCGGACGAACACGACAA CAACCTGTCCTTCATCCAGGTCATCAACGTCGGCCGTCGTTTCTTGGTCAACAGGGTGCAGGACTACATCCAAAGTAAAATAGTGTACTACCTCATGAACATCCACGTCCACTCCCACTCCATCTACCTCTGTCGGCACGGAGAGAGCCATTACAATGTGGAGGGACGGATCGGGGGAGACTCTGAACTGTCAGAGCGAGGGAAACAG TTTTCAGCAGCACTGAAGGGTTTTGTGGAAGAGCACCATCTGTCAGACCTGAAAGTTTGGACGAGCCAGCTGAGACGCACCATTCAGACGGCAGAGGAGCTGGGAGTTCCCTACGAGCAGTGGAAGATCCTTAATGAAATAGATGCT GGAGTGTGTGAAGAAATGTCCTATGAACTGATTAAGGAAACATACCCAGAGGAGTTTGCCATGAGGGACCAGGACAAGTACCATTACCGCTACCCTGGAGGAGAG TCCTACCAGGACCTGGTTCAGCGACTGGAGCCGGTCATCATGGAGCTGGAGCGACAGGGCAACGTGCTGGTCATCTGTCATCAGGCCGTCATGCGCTGCTTGCTCGCCTATTTCCTCGACAAAAGCGCAG ATGATCTACCCTACTTGAAGTGTCCCCTGCACACTGTCCTAAAACTCACTCCTGTGGCTTATG GTTGTAAAGTGGACATGTTTGATCTGAAGGTGGAGGCTGTCAACACTCACAGGGACAGACCATTG ACAGGGAGAGATGCAACGAAGGTCTCCACCGGATTCGAACCAGGGACGTTGAGGTTCATG AATAAAGTCAGCACAGATGCTGTGCCGCCAGCTTTCCTCCGACGGAACAGCTTCACTCCGTTGTCCAGCCAAGACCAGATTAAACGACCTCGTCTTTACAGCATGGGCAACCCTCCACAGGCACGCATGTCCCAGGCCCCCGCTTTACCCAGCATGCAGTTCTCGGAGGTGTCTGAGGGTGCAGAGCTGCTACAAAGCAAG GACTCTGTAAACTGTTTCAGTGCAGCAGACACAGACGAATGTGTTCGGAGTTAA
- the LOC120558545 gene encoding 6-phosphofructo-2-kinase/fructose-2,6-bisphosphatase 2-like isoform X1, which yields MAARQQRPAAASDGSAEAKRTDLRVNEKKCSWASYMTNSPTVIVMIGLPARGKTYMSKKLTRYLNWIGVPTKVFNLGVYRREAVQSYKSYDFFRHDNKEAMQIRKQFALVALEDVKAYLDEEAGQIAVFDATNTTRERRELILNFAKDNSYKVFFVESICDDPDVIATNILDVKVSSPDYPERDRESVMEDFLKRIECYKVTYQPLDPDEHDNNLSFIQVINVGRRFLVNRVQDYIQSKIVYYLMNIHVHSHSIYLCRHGESHYNVEGRIGGDSELSERGKQFSAALKGFVEEHHLSDLKVWTSQLRRTIQTAEELGVPYEQWKILNEIDAGVCEEMSYELIKETYPEEFAMRDQDKYHYRYPGGESYQDLVQRLEPVIMELERQGNVLVICHQAVMRCLLAYFLDKSADDLPYLKCPLHTVLKLTPVAYGCKVDMFDLKVEAVNTHRDRPLTGRDATKVSTGFEPGTLRFMNKVSTDAVPPAFLRRNSFTPLSSQDQIKRPRLYSMGNPPQARMSQAPALPSMQFSEVSEGAELLQSKVNVDSVNCFSAADTDECVRS from the exons ATGGCTGCCAGGCAGCAGAGACCTGCGGCTGCCTCAGACGGCTCAGCCGAGGCCAAAAGGACGGACCTCAGGGTCAATGAGAAGAAGTGCT CTTGGGCCTCCTACATGACCAATTCTCCAACTGTGATAGTGATGATTGGGTTGCCCGCTAGAGGCAAAACCTACATGTCCAAGAAGCTGACACGCTACCTCAACTGGATTGGAGTGCCAACTAAGG TATTTAACCTTGGCGTTTATAGGAGAGAAGCAGTGCAGTCATACAAGTCATATGACTTCTTCAGACACGACAATAAAGAAGCAATGCAAATTAGAAA ACAGTTTGCTCTGGTGGCACTGGAGGATGTCAAGGCCTATCTTGATGAGGAGGCAGGCCAGATCGCT GTTTTTGATGCCACCAACACcaccagagagaggagggaactCATCCTTAATTTTGCAAAGGATAATTCATACAAG GTGTTTTTTGTTGAATCAATATGTGACGATCCAGATGTCATCGCTACAAATATCCTG GATGTGAAGGTGTCCAGCCCAGATTACCCTGAGAGGGACAGAGAAAGTGTCATGGAGGACTTTCTGAAGAGAATAGAATGTTATAAAGTGACATACCAACCTTTGGATCCGGACGAACACGACAA CAACCTGTCCTTCATCCAGGTCATCAACGTCGGCCGTCGTTTCTTGGTCAACAGGGTGCAGGACTACATCCAAAGTAAAATAGTGTACTACCTCATGAACATCCACGTCCACTCCCACTCCATCTACCTCTGTCGGCACGGAGAGAGCCATTACAATGTGGAGGGACGGATCGGGGGAGACTCTGAACTGTCAGAGCGAGGGAAACAG TTTTCAGCAGCACTGAAGGGTTTTGTGGAAGAGCACCATCTGTCAGACCTGAAAGTTTGGACGAGCCAGCTGAGACGCACCATTCAGACGGCAGAGGAGCTGGGAGTTCCCTACGAGCAGTGGAAGATCCTTAATGAAATAGATGCT GGAGTGTGTGAAGAAATGTCCTATGAACTGATTAAGGAAACATACCCAGAGGAGTTTGCCATGAGGGACCAGGACAAGTACCATTACCGCTACCCTGGAGGAGAG TCCTACCAGGACCTGGTTCAGCGACTGGAGCCGGTCATCATGGAGCTGGAGCGACAGGGCAACGTGCTGGTCATCTGTCATCAGGCCGTCATGCGCTGCTTGCTCGCCTATTTCCTCGACAAAAGCGCAG ATGATCTACCCTACTTGAAGTGTCCCCTGCACACTGTCCTAAAACTCACTCCTGTGGCTTATG GTTGTAAAGTGGACATGTTTGATCTGAAGGTGGAGGCTGTCAACACTCACAGGGACAGACCATTG ACAGGGAGAGATGCAACGAAGGTCTCCACCGGATTCGAACCAGGGACGTTGAGGTTCATG AATAAAGTCAGCACAGATGCTGTGCCGCCAGCTTTCCTCCGACGGAACAGCTTCACTCCGTTGTCCAGCCAAGACCAGATTAAACGACCTCGTCTTTACAGCATGGGCAACCCTCCACAGGCACGCATGTCCCAGGCCCCCGCTTTACCCAGCATGCAGTTCTCGGAGGTGTCTGAGGGTGCAGAGCTGCTACAAAGCAAGGTCAATGTA GACTCTGTAAACTGTTTCAGTGCAGCAGACACAGACGAATGTGTTCGGAGTTAA
- the LOC120558545 gene encoding 6-phosphofructo-2-kinase/fructose-2,6-bisphosphatase 2-like isoform X3 yields MAARQQRPAAASDGSAEAKRTDLRVNEKKCSWASYMTNSPTVIVMIGLPARGKTYMSKKLTRYLNWIGVPTKVFNLGVYRREAVQSYKSYDFFRHDNKEAMQIRKQFALVALEDVKAYLDEEAGQIAVFDATNTTRERRELILNFAKDNSYKVFFVESICDDPDVIATNILDVKVSSPDYPERDRESVMEDFLKRIECYKVTYQPLDPDEHDNNLSFIQVINVGRRFLVNRVQDYIQSKIVYYLMNIHVHSHSIYLCRHGESHYNVEGRIGGDSELSERGKQFSAALKGFVEEHHLSDLKVWTSQLRRTIQTAEELGVPYEQWKILNEIDAGVCEEMSYELIKETYPEEFAMRDQDKYHYRYPGGESYQDLVQRLEPVIMELERQGNVLVICHQAVMRCLLAYFLDKSADDLPYLKCPLHTVLKLTPVAYGCKVDMFDLKVEAVNTHRDRPLNKVSTDAVPPAFLRRNSFTPLSSQDQIKRPRLYSMGNPPQARMSQAPALPSMQFSEVSEGAELLQSKVNVDSVNCFSAADTDECVRS; encoded by the exons ATGGCTGCCAGGCAGCAGAGACCTGCGGCTGCCTCAGACGGCTCAGCCGAGGCCAAAAGGACGGACCTCAGGGTCAATGAGAAGAAGTGCT CTTGGGCCTCCTACATGACCAATTCTCCAACTGTGATAGTGATGATTGGGTTGCCCGCTAGAGGCAAAACCTACATGTCCAAGAAGCTGACACGCTACCTCAACTGGATTGGAGTGCCAACTAAGG TATTTAACCTTGGCGTTTATAGGAGAGAAGCAGTGCAGTCATACAAGTCATATGACTTCTTCAGACACGACAATAAAGAAGCAATGCAAATTAGAAA ACAGTTTGCTCTGGTGGCACTGGAGGATGTCAAGGCCTATCTTGATGAGGAGGCAGGCCAGATCGCT GTTTTTGATGCCACCAACACcaccagagagaggagggaactCATCCTTAATTTTGCAAAGGATAATTCATACAAG GTGTTTTTTGTTGAATCAATATGTGACGATCCAGATGTCATCGCTACAAATATCCTG GATGTGAAGGTGTCCAGCCCAGATTACCCTGAGAGGGACAGAGAAAGTGTCATGGAGGACTTTCTGAAGAGAATAGAATGTTATAAAGTGACATACCAACCTTTGGATCCGGACGAACACGACAA CAACCTGTCCTTCATCCAGGTCATCAACGTCGGCCGTCGTTTCTTGGTCAACAGGGTGCAGGACTACATCCAAAGTAAAATAGTGTACTACCTCATGAACATCCACGTCCACTCCCACTCCATCTACCTCTGTCGGCACGGAGAGAGCCATTACAATGTGGAGGGACGGATCGGGGGAGACTCTGAACTGTCAGAGCGAGGGAAACAG TTTTCAGCAGCACTGAAGGGTTTTGTGGAAGAGCACCATCTGTCAGACCTGAAAGTTTGGACGAGCCAGCTGAGACGCACCATTCAGACGGCAGAGGAGCTGGGAGTTCCCTACGAGCAGTGGAAGATCCTTAATGAAATAGATGCT GGAGTGTGTGAAGAAATGTCCTATGAACTGATTAAGGAAACATACCCAGAGGAGTTTGCCATGAGGGACCAGGACAAGTACCATTACCGCTACCCTGGAGGAGAG TCCTACCAGGACCTGGTTCAGCGACTGGAGCCGGTCATCATGGAGCTGGAGCGACAGGGCAACGTGCTGGTCATCTGTCATCAGGCCGTCATGCGCTGCTTGCTCGCCTATTTCCTCGACAAAAGCGCAG ATGATCTACCCTACTTGAAGTGTCCCCTGCACACTGTCCTAAAACTCACTCCTGTGGCTTATG GTTGTAAAGTGGACATGTTTGATCTGAAGGTGGAGGCTGTCAACACTCACAGGGACAGACCATTG AATAAAGTCAGCACAGATGCTGTGCCGCCAGCTTTCCTCCGACGGAACAGCTTCACTCCGTTGTCCAGCCAAGACCAGATTAAACGACCTCGTCTTTACAGCATGGGCAACCCTCCACAGGCACGCATGTCCCAGGCCCCCGCTTTACCCAGCATGCAGTTCTCGGAGGTGTCTGAGGGTGCAGAGCTGCTACAAAGCAAGGTCAATGTA GACTCTGTAAACTGTTTCAGTGCAGCAGACACAGACGAATGTGTTCGGAGTTAA